From a region of the Pseudomonadota bacterium genome:
- a CDS encoding sensor histidine kinase translates to MTAPVPSARADARELDVESIVRGAALKQNAVSALHDVAQRMLSSTRSELLAHALKRIFDVVPAAQRVAVVAWPPDPTRGFVSLLGDEDLRREGIPMSPVSTSMARHAVETREALYFVGGSPAHSAIRNAPSVLAHQIHSAIYVPLLDDDGDVIALLCVDTPRPGLPIAPNDFPFICAVAALLTAALRAEGLRVAAQRRELEMREQKIRRDALANCMRVASHDLKNPLVVIQLATHLMAKTAEAEERQMLSEQVQRAVSRSNRLIKTYLEASEALTGRTMAAQRQPTDPKALVDEEIEFLALMTGAPSIDNRISCRNVAADAEKLRQIFANLIGNAVKYSPPGASIDVSSEETDTAVSFHVTDRGVGISPEDQERLFRPFERVGDVSATQGTGLGLWITQTLVRAHGGDITVKSEPGVGSRFTVRLPRA, encoded by the coding sequence GTGACAGCACCCGTACCCAGTGCAAGGGCCGACGCCCGCGAGCTCGACGTGGAGTCCATCGTCCGAGGAGCCGCCCTCAAGCAGAACGCGGTGAGCGCGCTTCATGATGTCGCGCAGCGCATGCTCTCGTCGACCCGAAGCGAGCTGCTCGCCCACGCGCTGAAGCGCATCTTCGACGTGGTTCCCGCGGCGCAGCGCGTGGCCGTGGTCGCCTGGCCCCCCGACCCGACCCGTGGCTTCGTGTCGCTCCTGGGCGATGAAGATCTCCGTCGCGAGGGCATCCCCATGAGCCCCGTGAGCACCTCGATGGCGCGACACGCCGTGGAGACCCGCGAGGCCCTCTACTTCGTCGGGGGCTCCCCAGCGCACAGCGCGATCCGAAACGCGCCCAGCGTGCTCGCCCACCAGATCCACAGCGCCATCTACGTGCCGCTGCTCGACGACGACGGTGATGTCATCGCGTTGCTCTGCGTCGACACCCCTCGCCCGGGACTTCCCATCGCCCCCAATGACTTCCCCTTCATCTGCGCGGTGGCCGCCCTGCTCACGGCGGCGCTGCGTGCCGAGGGGCTGCGGGTCGCCGCGCAGCGCCGCGAGCTCGAGATGCGCGAGCAGAAGATCCGTCGCGACGCCCTCGCCAACTGCATGCGTGTGGCCAGTCACGACCTGAAGAACCCACTGGTGGTCATCCAGCTGGCCACCCACCTCATGGCAAAGACCGCGGAGGCCGAGGAGAGACAGATGCTCTCCGAGCAGGTGCAGCGCGCGGTGAGCCGCTCGAATCGTCTCATCAAGACCTATCTCGAGGCGTCCGAGGCGCTCACGGGGCGCACCATGGCGGCGCAGCGACAGCCCACCGATCCGAAAGCCCTGGTCGACGAGGAGATCGAGTTCCTGGCCCTCATGACCGGGGCTCCGAGCATCGACAACCGCATCTCCTGCCGCAACGTCGCCGCCGACGCCGAGAAGCTGCGCCAGATCTTTGCGAACCTCATCGGCAATGCGGTGAAGTACTCCCCGCCAGGCGCCTCGATCGACGTCTCGTCAGAGGAGACAGACACCGCCGTGAGCTTCCACGTGACCGATCGTGGCGTGGGCATCTCCCCCGAAGATCAGGAGCGGCTGTTCCGGCCCTTCGAACGCGTGGGCGACGTGAGCGCCACGCAGGGTACCGGCCTGGGGCTGTGGATCACGCAGACGCTTGTACGGGCGCACGGCGGTGACATCACCGTCAAGAGCGAGCCCGGCGTCGGCAGCCGCTTCACCGTGCGCCTTCCGCGAGCCTGA